A genomic segment from Gemmatimonadaceae bacterium encodes:
- the tuf gene encoding elongation factor Tu encodes MGKAKFERNKPHVNVGTIGHVDHGKTTLTAAITAIQAKKGLAQSVAFDQIDKAPEEKARGITIATAHVEYESVKRHYAHVDCPGHADYVKNMITGAAQMDGAILVVSAADGPMPQTREHILLAKQVNVPYIVVFMNKVDMVDDPELLELVELEVRELLSSYGFPGDDTPIIQGSATKALESGDPESEWGKKITELMDALDSYIPQPEREVEKPFIMPVEDVFSITGRGTVATGRIERGIVKVGEEVSLIGFNADKKTVITGVEMFRKLLDEGRAGDNVGLLLRGVGKDDVERGMVLAKTGSITPHTNFLAEVYVLTKEEGGRHTPFFKGYRPQFYFRTTDVTGSVELPEGMEMVMPGDNVQMTIELITPIAMDEGLRFAIREGGRTVGAGVVTKILK; translated from the coding sequence ATGGGAAAAGCAAAGTTTGAGCGAAACAAGCCGCACGTAAACGTTGGCACTATCGGCCACGTCGATCACGGGAAGACGACACTTACCGCGGCGATCACGGCGATTCAGGCGAAGAAGGGCCTGGCTCAGTCGGTGGCCTTCGACCAGATCGATAAAGCCCCGGAAGAGAAGGCGCGCGGCATCACCATCGCTACCGCCCACGTCGAGTACGAGTCCGTAAAGCGACACTACGCTCACGTCGACTGCCCGGGCCACGCCGATTACGTGAAGAACATGATCACCGGTGCCGCGCAGATGGATGGTGCGATCCTGGTGGTGAGTGCTGCTGACGGCCCGATGCCGCAGACGCGAGAGCACATCCTGCTGGCCAAGCAGGTGAACGTGCCCTACATCGTGGTGTTCATGAACAAGGTCGACATGGTCGACGATCCGGAGCTGCTGGAGCTGGTGGAGCTGGAAGTGAGAGAGCTCCTCTCGTCCTATGGCTTCCCGGGCGACGATACGCCGATCATCCAGGGGAGTGCGACCAAGGCGCTGGAGTCAGGCGACCCCGAGAGCGAGTGGGGGAAGAAGATCACGGAGCTGATGGACGCTCTTGATTCCTATATCCCGCAGCCCGAGCGAGAGGTGGAGAAGCCCTTTATCATGCCGGTCGAGGACGTGTTCTCGATCACTGGTCGTGGTACGGTAGCGACGGGCAGAATTGAAAGAGGCATCGTCAAGGTGGGCGAGGAAGTCTCGCTGATCGGCTTCAACGCTGACAAGAAGACGGTGATCACGGGTGTCGAGATGTTCCGGAAGCTGCTGGACGAGGGACGTGCTGGCGACAACGTTGGTCTGTTGCTTCGTGGGGTTGGGAAGGACGATGTGGAACGCGGAATGGTGCTGGCCAAGACGGGCAGCATCACGCCTCACACGAACTTTCTGGCCGAGGTGTATGTGTTGACGAAGGAGGAGGGTGGAAGGCATACGCCGTTCTTCAAGGGTTACCGTCCGCAGTTCTATTTCAGGACGACGGACGTAACGGGGAGTGTAGAGCTTCCGGAAGGGATGGAGATGGTGATGCCGGGCGACAACGTACAGATGACGATCGAGCTGATAACGCCGATCGCGATGGACGAGGGTCTCCGGTTCGCAATCAGAGAGGGCGGCCGCACCGTCGGTGCCGGCGTAGTTACAAAGATCCTCAAGTAA
- the fusA gene encoding elongation factor G has translation MTHAATPARPSDGKGRANTNTSGRTTPVTHYRNIGIMAHIDAGKTTTTERILYYTGKSHKIGEVHEGTATMDWMEQEQERGITITSAATTAFWTRNDIEYRINIIDTPGHVDFTVEVERSLRVLDGAVTLLDSVAGVEPQTETVWRQADRYNVPRLIFSNKMDRVGANFDRCLAMIRDRLSKDAYPIQLPVGSGELFTGHIDIIERKQYIFDDATLGKEFEVVDVPDIYKEAVEKARHDLIDAAVNHDDTLIEKYLDGAELTPAEIRHAVRAATVGGFIVPVLCGASFKNKGVQALLDAVIDFLPAPNEVPAITGHTPHNDTNIETRDVQDDAPFAGLAFKIATDPFVGKLTFFRVYSGVLKSGSYVYNSSKDKRERVSRLLQMHANKREEVDEVRAGDIAAAIGLKDTRTGDTMCDDEHPIILEAMKFPMPVIDVAIEPKTKADQDKLAIALQKLAEEDPTFRVHTDEETSQTIISGMGELHLEIIVDRMQREFKVDANIGRPQVAYRETIKKRVEKVEGKFVRQSGGKGQYGHVVINVEPAKPGEGFVFEDKIVGGTIPREFIGPAENGMREALENGVIAGYPMVDVKAQLIYGSYHDVDSSEMAFKIAGSMAIKEAVKRANPVILEPIMNVEVVCPNDYMGDILGDLSSRRGKIGGMTQRGEAQVIAASVPLSEMFGYSTKLRSQSQGRAVYSMEFSHYEDVPKSKAEEIMSKVKP, from the coding sequence ATGACACACGCCGCAACACCTGCCCGCCCCTCAGACGGCAAGGGCCGCGCAAATACGAACACTTCGGGCCGCACTACTCCGGTTACGCATTATCGGAATATCGGCATCATGGCGCACATTGATGCCGGGAAGACGACTACCACCGAACGTATCCTCTACTACACGGGAAAGTCGCACAAGATCGGCGAGGTGCACGAAGGAACAGCGACGATGGATTGGATGGAGCAGGAGCAGGAGCGTGGTATCACTATTACGTCCGCGGCGACCACGGCCTTCTGGACGAGGAACGACATCGAGTACCGCATCAACATCATTGACACGCCTGGTCACGTCGACTTCACCGTCGAGGTGGAACGGTCGCTCCGCGTGCTCGATGGCGCGGTTACCCTTCTCGATTCAGTCGCCGGCGTAGAGCCGCAGACCGAAACCGTCTGGCGCCAGGCTGACCGTTACAATGTTCCGCGTCTCATCTTCTCCAATAAGATGGACCGCGTTGGCGCGAATTTCGATCGCTGCCTCGCTATGATCCGCGACCGGCTCAGCAAGGACGCGTACCCGATCCAGCTTCCCGTTGGGTCAGGCGAGCTGTTCACGGGCCACATCGACATCATCGAGCGCAAGCAGTACATCTTCGACGACGCCACCCTCGGCAAGGAATTCGAGGTGGTCGACGTTCCCGACATATATAAGGAAGCGGTTGAGAAGGCACGCCACGATCTGATCGACGCCGCGGTAAATCATGATGACACTCTCATCGAGAAATACCTCGACGGCGCCGAGCTTACGCCGGCCGAGATCAGGCACGCGGTCCGCGCGGCGACGGTTGGCGGGTTCATCGTCCCCGTGCTCTGCGGCGCATCGTTCAAGAACAAGGGAGTGCAGGCACTGCTTGACGCCGTGATCGATTTTCTGCCGGCGCCGAATGAAGTCCCGGCGATCACCGGACACACGCCGCACAACGACACAAATATCGAGACGCGGGACGTTCAGGACGACGCGCCTTTCGCTGGACTTGCGTTCAAGATTGCGACCGATCCGTTCGTCGGTAAGCTGACATTTTTCCGCGTGTATTCCGGCGTCCTCAAGTCGGGCTCTTACGTGTATAACTCGAGCAAGGACAAGCGCGAGCGTGTCAGCCGGCTGCTTCAGATGCACGCCAACAAGCGTGAGGAAGTTGACGAGGTACGCGCTGGCGACATTGCGGCAGCAATTGGCCTGAAAGACACTCGCACTGGCGACACAATGTGCGACGACGAGCATCCGATCATTCTCGAGGCAATGAAGTTCCCGATGCCCGTCATCGACGTCGCCATCGAGCCCAAGACCAAGGCCGATCAGGACAAGCTCGCCATCGCGCTGCAGAAGCTGGCCGAGGAAGATCCGACCTTCCGCGTCCACACCGACGAGGAAACGTCGCAGACGATCATTTCCGGAATGGGCGAGCTGCATCTCGAGATCATCGTCGACCGCATGCAGCGCGAGTTCAAAGTCGATGCGAACATCGGCCGACCGCAGGTTGCGTATCGCGAGACGATCAAGAAGCGCGTCGAGAAGGTAGAGGGAAAGTTCGTCCGTCAGTCAGGTGGTAAGGGCCAGTACGGCCACGTTGTGATCAACGTCGAGCCAGCCAAGCCGGGTGAAGGATTTGTCTTCGAGGACAAGATTGTCGGCGGCACGATTCCGCGTGAATTCATTGGCCCGGCGGAGAACGGAATGAGAGAAGCGCTGGAAAATGGCGTCATCGCCGGGTATCCGATGGTGGACGTCAAGGCACAGCTGATCTACGGCTCATACCACGACGTCGACTCCAGCGAAATGGCATTCAAGATCGCTGGGTCGATGGCGATCAAGGAAGCCGTGAAGCGCGCCAACCCGGTTATCCTCGAGCCGATCATGAACGTCGAAGTCGTCTGCCCCAACGATTACATGGGCGACATCCTCGGTGATCTGTCATCTCGCCGCGGAAAGATCGGTGGAATGACGCAGCGCGGAGAGGCGCAGGTAATCGCGGCCAGCGTTCCACTGTCGGAGATGTTTGGTTATTCAACCAAGCTGCGCTCGCAGTCGCAGGGGCGTGCTGTCTATTCAATGGAGTTCAGTCATTACGAGGACGTTCCGAAGAGCAAGGCTGAAGAGATCATGTCCAAAGTCAAACCGTAA
- a CDS encoding glycosyltransferase family A protein, translating to MKATFPTVSVLITAYNRETFIGEAIESVLRSSLEDLEIVIVDDDSSDQTAEIARRYAAADPRIRLFVNQTNLGDYPNRNRAASHAKGIYLKYVDSDDVIYPHGLEAMVRCMEAFPDAGLGLSALPDPAGPCPRLLSPVEAYRENFFYRDLLGRAPGSAIIRRSAFNAVDGFSGRKQVGDHELWLKLARRFPVVKMPTDLVWDRQHPDQEQNYDSTVEKAVMHEGVQIAALAAHDCPLSEHERDDALGRLREASARKYWYFLRSGGGWRIAQEYRGRASVPSRAILSVAWNRLAR from the coding sequence GTGAAAGCAACATTTCCCACAGTCAGCGTTCTCATCACGGCGTACAATCGCGAGACGTTCATCGGCGAAGCGATTGAAAGCGTGCTTCGCTCGTCCCTTGAGGATCTGGAGATCGTAATCGTCGACGATGATTCGAGCGACCAGACCGCAGAGATCGCACGCAGGTACGCGGCCGCCGACCCGCGAATAAGACTGTTTGTCAACCAAACGAACCTGGGCGACTACCCGAACCGGAATCGCGCCGCGAGCCACGCGAAGGGCATATATCTCAAATACGTCGATTCCGATGACGTAATCTACCCCCATGGGCTCGAGGCGATGGTGAGATGTATGGAAGCGTTCCCTGACGCCGGGCTTGGCCTCTCGGCTCTGCCGGATCCCGCTGGCCCGTGTCCACGGCTGCTCTCGCCCGTAGAAGCGTACCGGGAAAATTTCTTCTATCGCGATCTCCTTGGCCGTGCCCCCGGATCGGCAATCATAAGGCGGTCGGCGTTTAATGCGGTTGACGGCTTTTCAGGCCGTAAGCAGGTTGGGGACCATGAGCTTTGGCTCAAGTTGGCCCGTCGTTTTCCGGTTGTTAAAATGCCCACGGATCTCGTCTGGGACAGGCAGCATCCCGATCAGGAACAGAATTACGACAGCACGGTCGAGAAGGCCGTTATGCACGAAGGGGTGCAGATCGCCGCACTCGCAGCGCACGACTGCCCCTTGTCGGAGCACGAGCGGGACGACGCTCTGGGCCGCCTCCGCGAGGCCAGCGCCAGGAAATACTGGTATTTTCTGCGAAGCGGCGGAGGGTGGCGCATCGCTCAGGAGTACCGCGGCCGCGCTTCAGTACCCTCTCGCGCGATCCTGAGTGTAGCGTGGAATCGCTTAGCGAGGTGA
- a CDS encoding glycosyltransferase has protein sequence MRIVPTPDPLFSVLVASYCNGPYLEAAVESVLRQSYANWELVIVDDASTDNSVDVLSQWRTDPRVRVMTHAVNQGAGAAFATAAAAASGELMGMLGADDALTANALEKMADAHARHPAASLINSDQTICGVNLAPLGIASPFGPRLSGSSLIYDCSVSNFATFKRSAYVRTRGFDPAFRRAVDHDLYLKLEEVGELEYVAEPLYLYRTHSGGISQGTNGILAAQYALVARANAYKRRRGTIVPNLTRREFREAMSTYHARQATLQVSASRLERLQHRIRSVLFRPLGVLASSFWLHTVRRFSLRRA, from the coding sequence ATGAGAATTGTGCCCACGCCGGACCCACTCTTTTCCGTTCTTGTCGCAAGCTATTGCAATGGCCCCTACCTTGAGGCGGCAGTTGAATCGGTACTGCGGCAGTCTTACGCCAACTGGGAGCTTGTAATTGTCGACGACGCGTCAACTGACAACTCGGTAGACGTCCTCTCACAATGGCGAACGGACCCCCGTGTTCGAGTCATGACGCATGCGGTCAATCAGGGCGCAGGTGCTGCTTTCGCCACTGCGGCAGCGGCGGCGTCTGGAGAATTGATGGGCATGCTGGGGGCCGACGACGCTCTGACAGCCAACGCACTCGAAAAAATGGCCGATGCCCACGCCCGCCATCCGGCAGCGAGTCTCATAAACAGCGACCAGACAATATGCGGCGTCAATCTGGCGCCCCTGGGAATCGCAAGTCCGTTTGGCCCGCGGCTTTCTGGAAGTAGTTTGATTTACGATTGCTCAGTATCCAATTTTGCGACTTTTAAGCGTTCGGCCTACGTTCGTACGCGTGGATTCGACCCGGCATTTCGCAGGGCTGTCGACCATGACCTCTACCTGAAACTCGAAGAGGTTGGCGAGCTGGAGTACGTGGCCGAACCGCTGTACCTGTATCGCACTCATTCAGGCGGTATTTCACAGGGGACGAACGGCATCCTTGCTGCTCAGTACGCGCTTGTGGCGCGAGCAAATGCATACAAGCGCCGTCGGGGAACAATCGTACCGAACCTTACACGCAGGGAATTCCGGGAAGCGATGAGCACCTACCACGCCAGGCAGGCAACGCTGCAGGTGAGCGCTTCGCGGCTCGAACGTCTTCAGCATCGGATCAGGTCAGTGCTGTTTCGGCCACTCGGTGTCCTCGCCAGCTCATTCTGGCTCCACACGGTTCGTCGCTTTTCATTGCGGCGAGCATAG